The following are encoded together in the Lathyrus oleraceus cultivar Zhongwan6 chromosome 3, CAAS_Psat_ZW6_1.0, whole genome shotgun sequence genome:
- the LOC127129673 gene encoding uncharacterized protein LOC127129673 — translation MKKFGLENSSHKRTHAPTHLKLSKDEKGISVYQSLYRRMIGSLLYLTASRPDITFVVGVCARYQVEPKVNHISQVKRNLKDVNGTRDYGMLYSHDSNSILVGYCDADWASSADEKKITYEGCFFLGNNLISWFTKKLNCVSISTAEDEYIKQSSPKHMHVPTETSGSSSRTVRANEPFQMINLDDLVLDVSPLSPIHPPPQKKATPFVSKNVKTTETSPDNDSSEKVEESVPEHAALERRSKKKVDECIFEHAAHERRSKKKANHDVNVDELTSDKEPLTNIVTPGIAKRLQRRKRKAMVFEDSPSKEIKRKFGGLKSTPSRSSIGKSHIGPTRSWSKVVTPTRKRKVVSFSDSEFEVEKDVQDITHVKRSATKKPHASVPEVPLENVSLHYMKNVERCKYVISKEGSFGEGIGLVKEFMVTIPDGCDDVKSADYRKVYVRGNVVTFSPTIDNKFLGRIEEPQDELEVTYDQVCKEIFAKQVRHWLNKGKLSAGKLSVKYDILHRIGTAN, via the exons ATGAAGAAATTTGGATTGGAGAATTCTAGTCACAAAAGGACTCATGCTCCTACTCACTTGAAGTTATCTAAAGATGAAAAGGGCATAAGTGTTTATCAGAGTTTATATAGAAGGATGATTGGTAGCCTTCTATACCTTACAGCAAGCAGACCAGATATAACTTTTGTTGTTGGAGTTTGTGCTAGATATCAGGTAGAACCCAAAGTGAATCACATTAGTCAAGTAAAAAGGAATCTGAAGGATGTGAATGGCACACGTGATTATGGAATGTTGTATTCTCATGATTCAAATTCCATATTAGTggggtattgtgatgctgattgggcaaGTAGTGCTGATGAAAAGAAGATTACCTATGAAGGATGTTTCTTTTTGGGAAACAACTTGATTTCATGGTTCACCAAGAAACTGAACTGTGTATCCATATCTACTGCTGAAGATGAGTACATA AAACAATCTTCACCCAAGCACATGCACGTCCCAACTGAAACCAGTGGATCATCTTCCCGAACTGTTAGGGCAAATGAACCATTCCAAATGATCAATCTGGATGATCTGGTCTTGGATGTTTCTCCCTTATCCCCGATTCATCCACCCCCTCAGAAGAAAGCTACGCCATTCGTGTCAAAGAATGTCAAGACTACTG AAACTAGCCCTGATAATGATTCTAGTGAAAAAGTTGAGGAAAGCGTTCCTGAACATGCTGCTCTTGAAAGAAGGAGTAAGAAGAAGGTTGATGAGTGTATCTTTGAGCATGCTGCTCATGAGAGAAGAAGTAAAAAGAAAGCTAATCATGATGTCAATGTTGATGAACTAACTTCTGATAAGGAACCTCTTACCAATATTGTGACTCCTGGTATAGCCAAGAGACTTCAGAGACGAAAAAGAAAGGCAATGGTGTTTGAAGATTCTCCCTCCAAGGAGATAAAAAGAAAATTTGGTGGTTTAAAAAGCACTCCCTCTAGAAGTTCCATAGGAAAATCTCATATTGGTCCTACTAGATCATGGAGTAAAGTTGTTACTCCTACTAGGAAGAGGAAAGTTGTCTCTTTTAGTGATTCTGAGTTTGAGGTTGAAAAGGATGTCCAAGACATCACGCATGTAAAAAGATCTGCTACCAAGAAGCCTCATGCTTCTGTGCCCGAGGTTCCACTGGAAAATGTGTCTTTACATTATATGAAGAATGTTGAAAGGTGTAAGTATGTTATTTCAAAGGAGGGTAGCTTTGGAGAGGGAATTGG TCTAGTCAAGGAGTTTATGGTGACTATTCCTGATGGGTGTGATGATGTGAAAAGTGCCGACTATAGGAAGGTGTATGTTAGAGGAAATGTCGTGACATTTTCTCCAACTATTGACAACAAATTTTTGGGAAGAATAGAAGAACCTCAGGATGAGCTAGAGGTTACATATGACCAAGTGTGCAAGGAGATATTTGCCAAACAGGTGAGACACTGGCTAAACAAAGGGAAGCTATCTGCTGGAAAGCTAAGTGTCAAATATGATATCCTTCATAGGATTGGGACTGCCAACTAG